From a single Sphaerodactylus townsendi isolate TG3544 unplaced genomic scaffold, MPM_Stown_v2.3 scaffold_28, whole genome shotgun sequence genomic region:
- the MSN gene encoding moesin, translated as MPKTISVRVTTMDAELEFAIQPNTTGKQLFDQVVKTIGLREVWFFGLQYQDTKGFSTWLKLNKKVTAQGVRKENPLLFKFRAKFYPEDVAEELIQDITQRLFFLQVKEAILNDDIYCPPETAVLLASYAVQSKYGDFNKEAHNPGYLTGDKLLPQRVLEQHKLSKDQWEERIQVWHEEHRGMLREDAILEYLKIAQDLEMYGVNYFSIKNKKGSELWLGVDALGLNIYEQNDRLTPKIGFPWSEIRNISFNDKKFVIKPIDKKAPDFVFYAPRLRINKRILALCMGNHELYMRRRKPDTIEVQQMKAQAREEKHQKQMERALLENEKKKRELAEKEKEKIEREKEELMERLRQIEEQTKKAQLELEEQTRRALELEQERKRAQEEAEKLARERKEAEEAKEALLKASHDQKKTQEQLAAEMSELTNRISHLEVARQRKENEAVEWQQKAQMVQEDLERTKEELKSATSTPHVPEPMHSENEHDDEQDENAAEASAELRAHASVKDRSEEQRTTEAEKNVRVQKHLKALTSELANARDETKKTANDMIHAENMRLGRDKYKTLRQIRQGNTKQRIDEFESM; from the exons GTTGTTAAAACCATCGGCCTCAGAGAAGTTTGGTTCTTTGGACTTCAGTACCAGGACACAAAGGGCTTTTCAACATGGCTGAAGCTAAACAAAAAG GTGACGGCTCAGGGAGTCCGGAAGGAGAATCCTTTGCTCTTCAAATTCCGGGCCAAATTCTACCCTGAGGACGTGGCAGAGGAGCTGATTCAAGACATCACGCAGcgcctcttcttcctccaagtGAAGGAAGCCATCCTGAACGATGACATCTACTGCCCCCCCGAGACCGCCGTCCTCTTGGCTTCCTATGCCGTCCAGTCGAAATATGGTGACTTCAACAAAGAGGCACATAATCCTGGCTACCTAACGGGTGACAAACTGTTACCTCAGAG AGTTTTGGAACAACACAAACTCAGTAAAGATCAGTGGGAAGAGAGGATCCAGGTGTGGCATGAAGAACATCGGGGAATGCTCAG GGAAGATGCTATCTTGGAGTATCTGAAAATTGCACAAGATCTGGAGATGTACGGTGTAAATTACTTCAGTATTAAGAACAAAAAGGGCTCTGAACTCTGGCTGGGAGTTGACGCCCTTGGACTCAACATTTACGAGCAGAACGACAG GTTAACACCAAAAATTGGATTCCCTTGGAGTGAAATCAGAAATATATCCTTCAATGATAAGAAGTTTGTTATCAAGCCAATTGACAAGAAAGCACCA GACTTTGTCTTCTATGCCCCACGGCTGAGGATTAACAAGCGCATCCTGGCTCTCTGCATGGGGAACCATGAGCTCTACATGCGCCGGCGCAAGCCAGACACCATCGAGGTGCAGCAAATGAAGGCCCAGGCCCGGGAGGAGAAGCATCAGAAGCAGATGGAGAG AGCCTTGCTggagaatgagaagaagaagagagagctggcggagaaggagaaggagaagattgAGCGCGAAAAGGAAGAGCTGATGGAGCGGCTCCGGCAGATAGAAGAGCAAACGAAGAAAGCTCAGCTAG aACTGGAAGAGCAGACCCGCAGAGCCCTCGAGTTGGAGCAGGAGAGGAAACGAGCTcaggaggaagcagagaagcTGGCCAGAGAGCGGAAGGAAGCCGAGGAGGCGAAGGAAGCCCTGCTGAAGGCATCTCATGACCAGAAGAAGACCCAGGAGCAGCTG GCTGCTGAGATGTCAGAACTCACAAACCGGATCTCGCACCTGGAAGTCGCCCGGCAGAGGAAAGAGAACGAGGCTGTGGAGTGGCAGCAGAAA GCCCAAATGGTTCAAGAGGACCTAGAAAGGACCAAAGAGGAGCTGAAGTCCGCCACAAGCACTCCTCATGTTCCCGAGCCCATGCATTCTGAGAACGAGCATGACGATGAGCAGGATGAGAATGCTGCCGAGGCCAGCGCTGAGCTGAGGGCTCACGCCTCTGTCAAGGACCGCAGTGAGGAACAACGGACCACGGAGGCAGAGAAGAATGTACGGGTTCAGAAACATTTGAAG GCTCTCACGTCTGAATTGGCCAATGCCCGAGATGAGACAAAGAAGACGGCCAACGACATGATCCATGCCGAGAACATGAGGTTGGGGCGCGACAAGTACAAGACACTGCGCCAGATCCGGCAGGGCAACACCAAGCAGCGCATTGATGAATTTGAGTCCATGTAA